gatgcgtctccggagctacctttcgagatcatgatcACTCCGAGGTCGTCTttgtcctgcaggctcgatatttaatcctggagcatatttccaaccttatgagtccacttgtttgcaaatccaactttcgaggtcatatttaacatagctcgaaatctgggtgtaacaccaCTAATTGCATGGTCGTCCTCATAATGCTTCAATTGCTTCTGCATGTCCTTCTGAACTCCTCTAATAACCTTCTTGAAGGAAAACTTCCCCCACGAATACTTGAAAAAGTACTCAAGATCCTTAACCATCTTCATGGAATCACCCCATATCTgtgttgtcttctctggggcatttaGTACCCCCTCTATCCAATAGCACAAACCCAACTTAAATGCATTTGCTAGGTTTGTCGAGGCCTTCAAATCATCTTCCAACTGGCAGAAACTAACCTTGGAATCACCATTAAAGTATTCTTGGATGATTCGATCACTTGAAATATGCTCTCTCAACTCATCTGGGGACGGGGTGTTCCCAAAATTCAGCTCGGtgactagggcaaactctgcaatccAAAATCTGTAAAGAGTGTTGCCCAAGTAGAACTGGCCTTCTTCGGCCTTCTTGCTTTCCACCTTCTGCAACATAAGCTGATGTAATAGAACCCCAAAAAAACTAAAGGGCTTAGCCTTGAAGAACTGTCCCAACAGGCATGCCTCTGCCCGTTCAGTTAGCCAGTGCCTCTTAACCTGCTCTATAAGGGTTtccaagtaagcactacccctataggtgacacgaccaggaaagtgcttctccaatgGTACAATGAAATCaggcatctgaaaaaaaaatgtttaaaatacaattttaaacaatctggtaactatcgaggaccatcgaggcaTGTCGAGGCCCATCGAGGTTTTAAAAAATCAAACAACATATAAACTATCGAGGTTTGTCGAGGCCTATCAAGGTAGCACACAATATTGATGCTGACCATTActgtcgaggcctatcgaggcttgtcgaggtctatcgaggcataggaaaaattagaaaaatgcaTAGTTcaatcgaggtctatcgaggcctatcaatGCCTGTGCAAATCATAAATATCCCTAATTCTATCGAGTCATATCGAGGCCTCAACAATATTGATGCTAGGCACCACTGTCGAtgtctatcgaggcctatcgaggcaatgCAAGATTATAATATATCTAactctatcgaggcctatcaaggCACATGCTAAATTAGAAATATGTCTTATTCTATCGAGGCCTATTGATTTCTATCGAGGTGAataaaaatctcgaaaaaaaaTCCAGATTTCTTCATACCCCATCCCCGATCTATCatatgaacaaaaaattaacaaataaaccaAGCATAAACAATTTATTGTAGAATAAACAAGTAAATCCCTCACCTTTGCCTATTTCAGGGTTGTTTAGTTGATCTCGTGGGTTATCTCGCCTACCCGCCTACTCCGGCAATGGTTTCTTGCCACTTTCTGTGCTGTCGTGGTCGTGAAAGACAAAGCCACAGTGAATGCGCGAAAGGAGAGTGatagtttatgtgtattttgGTTTCGGGACTGAGAATAGAGAGAGTAAAGAGAGAAAGTGGGAAACAAATGAGAGGGCTATTTTTTAAACTAATGTAAATACTAGGATCAAATGTATATGTATACATTGGGTAGAGTATTTTTGCTACAGTACTCTATTTAATGCATCAATAGTCAAATTTCTCTTTGCTTATGTTTGCGCAATCTTTGTGAATGGAAGCTTGGAATGTTGGAGACATATAGGAAAGGAAGAAAGATAGATCAATAAATATTGGGTATACAATGAATAAGGGATTAAGATTattgatatttaaaaaaataaaaaaattgggttTAGTTTTATTGTTTTTGAAGATTTTTATTGAAATGAATTTATGGGTTTGAAGATATTTGGGTTTTTAGTTATTATcctttttattttacaaaaatgattttttttttaaataaaaaaggaTAGAGGATTGATTGTggtattaaacaaaaaaatagagaCCGAAAATAGTATAGACCAATTAGTATAAAGAAATAGCAACAtagaaaaaaatacatataaaaaaatagtaGCCCGACTAGTCACAAGCAGGTTCTATGGAGCAATATGAAAGGTGTGAAAGGTTCCATTGGTTGGTATGGAGTTTCTTTTATCTTAGTGTAGTTGTTTCAGAGTGGTACTCACTTAGAAGTCTGTCAAAATATAAAAGACACACAACACAATAATTGGTTACTAATTTTTCACATTCTAAGTAGTAACTGATTACTAGTGGTGTTTGTTATGCAAGTGGTGGAGTTTAAGCCTATTTTTATGAACTACATTGCATATATGCAGTTTGATTCATTCTTCTAATCGCACAGTTTGAATTAATGGCCTCAAACAACACACAACACACAACACACCAAATATTATGGTGTGGTTTGgctttattcatttatttttatttaccaTTGATATATTAAATATCAATAATTCCAATTAAACATAAACAACCCAAATACAATTCAGCAACTGAATGAAAGTTATAACAATGCAAATAAAGTTCATCAACTCAAATTAAGCTTAAGCAACACAATTATTAAACTTCCAATTCAACCTATTCATGGTCAACAAAAATGTCACTGTGGAGTTATCTACAAatgaacaaagaaaaaaaaaacgtagAATAGGAATACTTTGAAAACTACATAATTcataaaaacaaataaagaataatacaatattaagtaaataaatgAATTGCTTACTTGAATCATTAGATTGATAAGTTAAAATCTTCTCTAACATCGAACTCAAATCCATCGAAATCTAGAACTATTACAATAATCAAATGTATGGGTCACTAGGGTAAGTAATAATACTTTCGAACGACATGGAGTTAAAACTATGTTCTatcaaaagaatatatatatagaatactTCTCAATAGTTATTATTCATAaatgagtactaacaattataATAATGTGGCAATATAATGACTTGgtcaccaacaagtaaatatattttttctacaCTAATTTCGAATTTTCATGTATAatgtttaaataagattttttttaatttaataaatatgtgagcGCCATGTAATAAGGTAGtctttccaaaaatttaaaaaaatcaaaatttatttttagaaatattaattaacaataaaTATTGCTCtcgtatacatatatatatatataactcttAATGGTTACTGCCCATAGATAGTtgctttaatattaatcattagaGTAAGATCAATGATTCatatttatagttattaattaatatttctataaaaataaattttgatttttaaaatttttggaaATGCCTTCTAATTATATGACGgtcatatatttattaaattaaagaattaaaaaaaatcttatttaagcatcatatattaaaatttgaaattaatgtagaaaataaattttaatatgtTGGTGATTTGCTATACTAAGTtactatgttgtcacatcatcataattgttagagACTAGTACAAGATAATAACAATAATTGGGACAATGAATTTCTCAACAAATATATGCCTACAAGTGATTCAGAGAGTCTGCGTCCTTGAAGGATTAGATGCCAtgaggtgagagagaaagagaaaatagGAGAGAGAGTGCCCCAGATGATGTAACCCTACTCCAAAAACCAAAAGCCTTAGCATGTACATATATTGGAATAGAccttgatatattttttttgtggcattgataattttattgaaaataatCATGGGAATATACACTTAAATAATGTTTGGTTGGGGGTAATAGAATGGAATTGAATAGAAAGAAATCaatttttattctatttatttgtttggttgGGGGTAATGGAATGGAATTGAATAGAAAGAAATCaatttttattctatttatttgtttggttgcATTTAGGGTATTAGAATGTCATTTCAATGGAATGATTTTTTACCATTTTGGTGGAATGACTATTCCATTTGAAAATGGAAGGAAAGATCATTCCAATGTAAGATTGAATTTTTTTGGATAAATACTTATTTTGTACTCCTGTGTTTTGTCGAAATACACacttggtaccctctgttttggATAATGATCACTTGGTACATTCTGTTTGCAAAAACCACCCATTTTGGTACCCTGagtgcatttaaaaaaaattaatattcccaaaatacacccatttaaatatttaatcagattattatatatatttatataatttctaattaaaaattatttaaataatttaaaaaatatatttttttaaattttctctctctctctctctctctctctctctctctctctctctctctctctctctctctctctctctctctctctctccagtaGGGGCAGTCAAGATTGAGGCCGGGGGCGGTAGGAACTGAGGCCAGTGGAGGGGAGGAGGTCCGGATGGTGAGGCTGGGGGTCGGACGGGGAGGCTCGGGAGTAGAGTGGGGGATTGTGGGGAGGTCGAGTTGCCGAGGGGGTCGAGGTGGCTGCGGGGAGGTCCACTGGGGGGTTGGGGGTTGCCTGCGGGGTGGTCGAAGGGGGACCTGCGCGGGTGAGGGGGGAAAGagacaaaattttttttttaaatatttttataatttatttaaaactatttattttttattattattaaataaatataataatctgattaaatatttaaatatgggtattttgaaaatattaaaattttaaatgcaCTCAGGGTACCAAAGTGGGTAGATTTTGCAAAAAAATGGTATCAAATGTGTATTTCGACAAAACACAGGCTACCAAATGAGCATTTactcaaaaaaataaattaatatttttttattcatattaattattatttcattCCATTTCTATTCCTGTTCTCATTCTTATTTCTCAATTTTTATTTCCTCCAACCAAACACCATTTTAATGATAACAatggaaatattaaaaaaaaaaaaaatgcatttaTAAGCGCAATGCGAATTGGTTTGAACTCCACTTATAAATGTTCAAACCGCGCATATCATATGGGCTGCATAGTTTAAGAAGATCACGACCCATATCACACCACTAAGAGCAGCCACAATGGTGTGGCTTATTAGGTAGCCATTGACCATTTTCTGACAAGCACCGTGGCTTGTTCTTTTTTGAAGCACTGGAGGTCTTTAATATTTAAGCACCGTTGCCTCTGTTAGGCAACAgtggtttttttttgttttggttgtattatatatataaatgtaacttTTGGGGTGGCTTAGCATTAAAGCATTTTTATGAAAAAGTTGCCAAAAATGATgtgaatgagagagaaaataaaaaattatatttttggatgatttggagatgttaaGCAACTAATGGGGTAGCCACCATTGGAGTTGCTCTAAGGGTGGGATGTAGTGTATGACTTATTTCAGTGggcatgtgattttttttaagagatttttacataaaatattaaattgtgctaaaaaattatgtttttatggtcaaacattttttttcttttcagtttTACGgttttaagaaattttttatatttttacggttttgtcttttttctttttttgtgttgtttttaggttttttttttgttgatgtttagttGTTATGATATGCTTCTCAATATTTATTACCCATAGATGGTTAACATAAATAACTAAACAAGTTTTTGATGAAGAAtaattataatgatgatgaaaataaataaataaaatatataaaatcaataatttcgaattttttatattagacaataaatattagttggaaagataataatcacattaattattctcattaattccaaaataatttttttctcatGAAATGGATTAAATGAAGGAATCAAAAATGAAGAaggaataaaaaattaatattaaataagatttttatttttattctttaattaataaatatgcgaCTGTTATGTCATCAGGTAGtcattccaaaaatttgaaaaagtcaaaaattatttttagaaatattaattaacaattataaatatggaccattgatcttaatccatagattaatattaaaataatcatcaatgagtagtaaccattaagaatgcccctatatatatattatttttgttattttttggttttttttattgGTCCAGTGAGTTGTTTTTAagttgtttttcctaaagaatgtattttcataattatgaaactttgaaaatcgtATTATTGAAAACTTGagtgagtatttttttttttttaaataatcgtaaaaagtaaaaaaaaaacaaaaaaatgtgtatttaagaaaaatattatttttctaaacACTCTTATGGGTTATTAGTTtgccaaaaatatgaaaaaacacAACATAGTATTTGGTTACtagtttttttagttttaaagaaATAATCAGTTACTAGTTAGTAAAAATATGAAAAACATGACACAATAGAGTCCTATCAATTACTAGTATGccaaaatctgaagaaaaaaaaaacaataacaataaagtAACTAGTTACTAGTGTTTTCATTTGTCAatgtggtaactagttactagtaagttattttttttttattttagcttttataaaaacataacatagTAGCTGGTTACCAGTTCAAATTTTAAAGTGCTAACTACTAACTAGTTATAAGTTTGCAACAAAACTAACATAAAATACATGAACAAAAGGGCCCCGAAAAAATCACAGATTTAATAAGCCACAATAATGTTGGAATGGGTTGTGTTAGGGTACATGAACACCTTTTGTTGTTCACCTGTGAAAGAAAACACAGTGGAAGAATAATAATGGTGAATTACTTTCAAACTACATTCCCTATGACCATGGGTGGCAGCTATTGTCATAGGGGAGATGTAGTTCACCTGTTGTCTTGTTGTTTGCTTGTGTGTTTGTCTTTAGTTTTAGTTGTTTGCAGTTGCTTTTGTTTCTTTTGCTTTTGGTTAGCTATTTGGAGTCTGTGTTTTGTATTCGAACTTTGGTTTGTTTTTCCTTTAATGGATTTGGTGTTCTCGGTCGGAGAGACACAAgttatcaaaataaataaataatggtggACAACACAAAAGATAGAAATACCCGTAAGTGTAGTGGTTCATAATGagataaaatttcaaaaaaaaaaaaaaaacccttcaTTTAGTTCATAAATCTTTGAAAGaataaggaaaaagaaagaaaacataagaaaaataataatataaatagcTTGAGAAGAAGCTTCatgggcaaaaaaaaaaaaaatcttttaagGAACCACATAGAGACTAGTGTGGACGGCTGCTCCCactcaacttttttttttaaaaataaaaattatatcttttaattaattaatatatttaattgatgcTAACATTTAATGGACAAGAAGATAAGTATAAATGTTTCTCTTAATTTTTCAAATCCCACCAAGTGCGTTTTTTCCTTATTTATGcggtttatatttttaatattattaaaaaaaaatatcccaGCTGTAACTAGAGTAAGATTCTTAATAAAATCTTGTTCCAACTCTATTTCTTTTATTCATCATTTTCTTAATCTGATTCTCTCCTTAGATTTCGTTGGCAAATATCAGTATGAATAGATTTTAGTCAACATTAAATATGACCTAAATAgtctattttaattttaattaataaattattgatcattttcaaatatttaacaaaaataaaatagattAAAACTAATTATTCAGAAAAAAATTCTAATAATGtcattgttgactgtgtttttagccaacgacgtgagaacgacaaaaacgataaaccttcaagagaatttaaacgcaGACAGTTTTattaagaaaagtaaataacacacaagatttttatagtggttcagccccggtCAGTCGGTAATAGcataatccacttagagttgtgattatagatttgTACTCAAGATcggatggactgagccaactgagtttcttcagtacagattgcaaaaatacaataatcctttcaaataccagtactttctctctctagaatactcagacccaaattttctctctctagaaagaagaagcagaagccccctctctaatcccagaagccctctatttataggcttagggtcatacatctgatatcccctagaatcgggatattttattatatttattacatttaaattacaaaaaacattcaaaatgtaacaaaaccctccatttgtgggaagaatgagagattccagcgtatcttgttgaagttgtttccgggaatcttgacttagtcctcctctagctagttgatccacctcacctattctggtcgatcatacacatgctggtcggacatacatttgctggtaggacatgcaagtgctggtcggacatgtacatggtggtaggacatgcactcttctcctctagcatgccatgtctctcctctaacatgacactctcctctagcatgccatttctttatttggacaaccatgcactggttggacatatgcataaagatcaaattcttgggctctcctcggaccacatccttggggtctcctaggaccactctcttggggtctcctaggaccactctcttgggttctccttggaccaaagtcccttgggctctcctcggaccacatccttgggatctcctaggatgcactctccttagttctcctaggatgcactctccttaacTCTCATTGGACCACCCCCTTgattggggtctcctcggaccacacccttgggatctcctaggatgcacttggcttggttatgacatctttcaagcagtccaaactcttcaccagtctaccgggtcactttttcacaactctgaggagtcaacgTATATATTGACTATTAatctgtcttttactgaccatgcactgccacttgtcatcTTTACTTGTCATCTTTATTGCCACattattgatctccaatttttgggataacagtcaTTAAAAAGATTTTCTAATAAATTAGtttttattcaattttaattttgttaaatattaaaaaatgattaataattcattaattaaaattaaaatgaatgTATTTATGTCATCTTTAAAAATGTATTGATAAAAATCTAAATTAaggtatgattttttttatgttttgtttacgAAATTAAAGTTTCATCTGTAATTATTTGAAACATAAGTAAAAAAATTTGCTTAAAAAAGAAAATAGAGTTGCCaaaatgatataatttttttCGTAAAAGGTTTATGTTATGTATGTgaaaattacatgaaatatgatatttttggtatAAGTTTGATATATATGGGGTTTTCAACTTTGTctattttttatagttttttatgttttttttatattattattatttgtttttttcccataaacttttttttttatgataactATCACATTAATTTTAGAATAATTAATTCAACACTAGTAATTAGTTACCACtataaaaatagtttttttttttaaaaaaaaagaagctaATTTCATAGTGATAATTAATTACCTCCATATTACTAATGAACTAAAATATTGATAGTGTTAACCGACTACCACTCctagaaaagaaaactattttgatagtggtaatcGGTTATTACCctattaagttttaaaataattaattcgatACTAATTTTTAATTACTGTAATAAAagaaatatgagaaaataaaaataatattactaaaatgtgaaaaataaccataaaaatatttaaaaaaaaacagaaaaagcCATATTTTGTACGGTggcattatttttcttcttccataTTTATAGAAGTTAAGTTTAAAtactgtatttttgtaaatttctcTTATGTTATGACAGCGGACTGGCCCAGTAGGATACACCGGATCTTCCCGCCGAAACACATCCAATAAGAAGAAAAGGAAATTAAAACATAACAAAAgctttatcaaaaaaaaaaaaaaaaaagctgcaGAGGAAAGGAGATGGATTCGAAGAAAGCAGGGGCGTCGTTGGACTCATTGATCTCAGCCTTCAATGCTCGAATTGCAGAGCTTCAAGAGCTCGTAATTGCAAGAAACAGTAAAATTCTTTCTCTCTGGCAATTTAATTCTTTCCTTTGGCAAAATCTAAACTTGAAATGGCTGTTTTGCAGTGTACCCCGCCAGCACCGTCACCGATTTGACAGCAGTCGACGCTGCATTGAAGGCCATGGAGTTTCAGGTGCAGAACATTAAGGACCGGGTGCGCGACGAAACCCTAGCTATACCTAAAGCTAAAGtactttctctctttctttctctgtgtttaaattttaagttataTCTATTTAAGTTTAATTCATGCCAGGCTGCAATTCTGGTGGTTTTGAGGCCATTTTTAGAACCTGAAAAGATAGACTTGGTTGAGTTCATTGTACATTTTAGTGATTTCTTGAGATATTAATTGAATTAAGGTAGCTCTAGTTTTTAAGCCAGTTATGATGGCTTGATGATTAGAAGTTGAGAAAGTAAGGGTAAATCTACTAATCTAGAAGCAAACCATATCGAAAATTCTCTAATCATCGATAAGAACGGGAAATAATCAACTTTTATCATGTAGGCACTTTATACACTGAAACAATTTCTAGAAATTAGCTGCTTATTTAAAAGTAGATTTCAACAAATGACAATTGGATTGTACAATGTGATGGCAGAAATTGATCGATGCCTCGCTGAAACAGCAGAAGAAATTGCAGAGCATGTCTGGTTTTGTTCCCTCACATTCACATATTCCCGAAAGAACGTCAATGATGAATCTAGACAGTAATATACGGTAAATGAactctttatttaaaaaaaaaatggctaTGAATATCTGTGTTTAGTTGGTTGAGCTTATATCACCATGGCTTCCAGTTCGCAGTCAGAATCCTCCAAACTGGATGCTTGTTTTGGTTCCTTGAAGCTTGAGGAAGAGCCTGCAGCACCAACTAAGGTAACAAACGTGTGTAACTCTCCCTTTTGTTAGTACGTCTGAAAAACTTGACCTGTTTCTTGAATATATTACAACTTCAAATTCATTAAAATCAGCCAAACAAATCATTAATACATCATCTATCTGGAAGAACAACAATCCGTTTTGTGTTATTGCATAACATAGAACATCTACTGCCTTATTCATGTATTGAACTTGTGCTATTCTATTCCACACACATACAAATAGGTGATGAAACTACACGGGGAATAGATAGATCGGTGAGGTGCTCTTCCCTCTTCAAATTATCCAATGTGACTATTTTTTAATACATGTTTTGTCATAATGGTGTATTGTTGGCATGATTTCCTTATTAAAAAATCAGAACTTTTTCTTTTACTTGGAAAACAGTAACTCGAGAAACTGTGACAAAAGACAGATTGGTATATATAAGaatcaatttttctttctttgatAATTTCAGGAGAAAAAGGGTCGTTCCCCTCCACCATTGTGGTTTATAATAGAAGATGAGCTCGATTCCTTATCCTCGTGAGTACTTTTCATTTCTAAGTTTTACAATTAGCTGCAAGAGTACCAGCTATACAATTTGCTTAGGCATTTCAAAAACTACGAGTCATTTACATTTTGATTTGGAGTAAGGGGAAATCGGGAACTATGCTTCAATACCAACCAT
This genomic interval from Humulus lupulus chromosome 8, drHumLupu1.1, whole genome shotgun sequence contains the following:
- the LOC133797630 gene encoding spindle and kinetochore-associated protein 1 homolog isoform X1, with product MDSKKAGASLDSLISAFNARIAELQELVIARNMYPASTVTDLTAVDAALKAMEFQVQNIKDRVRDETLAIPKAKKLIDASLKQQKKLQSMSGFVPSHSHIPERTSMMNLDSNIRSQSESSKLDACFGSLKLEEEPAAPTKVTNEKKGRSPPPLWFIIEDELDSLSSYMKGRLTLDKVNAAINDMASYAEANAQIIAAPKKKLPENLWEKALELRDIATTEAVKGKHFFLESDIKGPALKLDNTGKAILTVLRHLGRISETRIGHHRVMILLKPH
- the LOC133797630 gene encoding spindle and kinetochore-associated protein 1 homolog isoform X2: MDSKKAGASLDSLISAFNARIAELQELVIARNMYPASTVTDLTAVDAALKAMEFQVQNIKDRVRDETLAIPKAKKLIDASLKQQKKLQSMSGFVPSHSHIPERTSMMNLDSNIRSQSESSKLDACFGSLKLEEEPAAPTKEKKGRSPPPLWFIIEDELDSLSSYMKGRLTLDKVNAAINDMASYAEANAQIIAAPKKKLPENLWEKALELRDIATTEAVKGKHFFLESDIKGPALKLDNTGKAILTVLRHLGRISETRIGHHRVMILLKPH